The region TGGCGTCGAACTTCGCCAGCCAGATCATCGCCCCGCCGGCCAGCATCAGGACATTGGTGGCGACGAATAGCCCGTGGGTGTGAAAGATTGGCAGCGCGTGCAGCAGCACGTCATCTGCGGTGAAGCGCCAGTAATCCGTTAGCACCTCGGCATTCGACAGCAGGTTCCGGTGGCTCAGCATCGCGCCTTTCGAGCGTCCGGTGGTGCCCGAGGTGTAAAGGATCGCCGCCAGATCATCCGGGCCGCGTTCGACCGGCTCCTGCACATCGTCCATCTCGGCGGCACCCGCCATCAGGCTGCCGGTGCCGTCGCCCGCCAGCGTCATCAAGACCGCCGGACTGTCGCCCATGAACGCCGCGCGCTGCGCCTCGCGGGACGGATCGCAGACCACCATCGCGGGTTCTGCGTCACCGACGAAATAGGCAACCTCGGCGGCGGTATAGGCCGTGTTCAGCGGCAGGAAAACCGCCCCCGCCCTGAGGCAGCCGAGATAGAGCGCCAGCGCCTCGGGCGATTTCTCGACCTGCACCGCCACCCGGTCGCCGGGTTTCACGCCTTCGGCCACCAGCAGGTTCGCCAGACGCGCCGACAGCCGGTCGATATCCGCATAGCTCAGCGCATTGCCGTCGGGCAGGATCAGGAAGACCCGCTCCGATCCCCGATGCGGACCCATCAGCGCGTCGAAAAGCGTATTGGTCATGGCTGGTCTCCGTTGCTGCGCGCCTGTCATCTCACCTTGCCGGTCCCATCACAAGATCGGGCAGGCCAGTGGCGATCTCGGGAAAGATCGACAGGATGACGATGCCCAGTACCATCATGCCGACGAAGGGCAGCGAGCCCATCAGGATGTCGCGCAGCGAGATGCGGGGCGCGATCGAGTTGATGACATAAAGGTTCAGCCCGACAGGCGGGGTGATGAGGCCGATCTCCATGTTGATCGTCAGGATCACCGCGAACCAGTAGGGGTCGAAGCCATGGGCATCAAGGATCGGCATCAGGATCGGCGCGGTCATCAGGATGATGGCAACGGGCGGCAGGAAGAAGCCGGCAAACAGCAGGAACAGGTTGATGATGCCCATCAGCACCCAGCGGTTCACCTCCAGCCCGGCGATCCAGCCGGCCAGTGTCTGGGTGATGAACAGCGAGGAAAGCGCAAAAGCGAACAGCTCCGCCGCGCCGATGATCAGCATGATCATCACCGCCTCGCGGATGGTGTCGCGGAAGATCGCGGCCATCGGGCGCGGGTTCCACATCTTGTAGATCACCGCGACCAACAGGATGCAGATCAGCGCGCCGGCACCTGCGGCCTCGGAGGGCGTGGCGACACCGCCGTAAAGCACGAACAGGATCGCCGCGACGATCATCAGGAAGGGCAGCACGCGGGGCAGGTTCTCCAGCCGCTCGGCCAGCGAATAGCGCCGGGTCAGATCGCCCAGTCCGATGCCGCGCCGCCAGCAGTCGAACAGCGCCCATGCCATGAAGAGGCCGGTCAGCATCAGCCCCGGCATCAACCCGGCCAGGAACAGCCGCCCGATGCTGGTCTCGGTCGAGATGCCATAGACGATCATGGTGACCGAGGGCGGGATCAGGATGCCAAGCGTTCCCCCCGCCGCGATCGAGCCGGCGGCAAGGCTGTCGGGATAGCCGCGCTTGGTCATCTCGGGGATGCCCATCTTGCCGATGGCGGCGCAGGTGGCCGGGCTGGACCCGGAGAGCGCGGCAAACAGCGCACAGGCGCCGATATTCGACATGACCATGCCCCCCGGCACCCGGTAGAGCCAGCGGTCCAAGGCCTCATAGAGATCCTTGCCGGCGGGACTGGAGGCGATGGCCGCGCCCATCAGGATGAACATGGGGATCGAGACGAGACCGAAATTCGCCAGCCCGACCCAGAAGGTCTCGGCCACGCCATCGAGGGCGAAAAGCCCCTCGGACAGGACCAGCGCGACGATGGCCACGGTGCCGAGGGCGAAGGCGATGGGCGTGCCGACGGCCAGAAGCAGCAGAAGGCCGATGAGGACGAGGAAACCTGCCATTGCCGGGGACATCTCAGACCCCCGCCACGTTGGTGGGCGTGAGATCGGGCCGCAGGGCCAGCACCACGTCGGCCAGAAGCTGTGCCAGCATCAGGATCATGGCGACGGGTAGCGGCCAGAAGGGGATCCACAGCGGCAGCGCCCAGACCGTGTCGGTGGTCCAGCCGCCAGCGAGGGCTTCCAGCAGGAAGTGCATTCCCGACCAGGCCATCGCGCCGACAAAGATCAGCGAGGCGATGGCGGCAATCAGGTTCATCACCCGCCGCCAGCCCGCGCCTGCCGCCTCGACCAGCACATCGACGCCGACATGACCGCGCAGCGCCAGCAC is a window of Paracoccus zhejiangensis DNA encoding:
- a CDS encoding TRAP transporter large permease, producing MSPAMAGFLVLIGLLLLLAVGTPIAFALGTVAIVALVLSEGLFALDGVAETFWVGLANFGLVSIPMFILMGAAIASSPAGKDLYEALDRWLYRVPGGMVMSNIGACALFAALSGSSPATCAAIGKMGIPEMTKRGYPDSLAAGSIAAGGTLGILIPPSVTMIVYGISTETSIGRLFLAGLMPGLMLTGLFMAWALFDCWRRGIGLGDLTRRYSLAERLENLPRVLPFLMIVAAILFVLYGGVATPSEAAGAGALICILLVAVIYKMWNPRPMAAIFRDTIREAVMIMLIIGAAELFAFALSSLFITQTLAGWIAGLEVNRWVLMGIINLFLLFAGFFLPPVAIILMTAPILMPILDAHGFDPYWFAVILTINMEIGLITPPVGLNLYVINSIAPRISLRDILMGSLPFVGMMVLGIVILSIFPEIATGLPDLVMGPAR
- a CDS encoding TRAP transporter small permease subunit → MKTYLGVLGWLARLCGGLAMLLLVAAVLVVTQMVVIRYVLNGSTIWQTEFVIYATTAAMLLGSPYVLALRGHVGVDVLVEAAGAGWRRVMNLIAAIASLIFVGAMAWSGMHFLLEALAGGWTTDTVWALPLWIPFWPLPVAMILMLAQLLADVVLALRPDLTPTNVAGV